TTGCCGACGGGTCTCGTTTGCGAAGCGCGGCCGGCCCTCAATAGGGGAAAGGCCAGACGCGCAGTTTCTGCTTGGCGATCTGCCACAACCGCGCGAGCCCGTGCGGCTCGACGATCAGGAAGAAGATGATCAGCGCACCCACCATGACGTGGGTGAGGTGTTCGGCGAAGGCGCCGGTCAGGGGGATGCCGATCGCCGGCACGCCGAATTTCAGGAGCGTCGGCAGGGTCGAGATGAAGAACGAGCCGAGGAACGAGCCGAGCAGGCTGCCGAGCCCGCCAATAATCACCATGAACAGCACATTGAAGCTCTGATTGACATTGAAGGCGTCATTGGCTTCGCCGCCGCCATACCAGAGGAACATCATGCAGGCGCCGGCGACGCCGCAGTAGAAGGACGATACGGCAAAGGCCAGCAGCTTGGTCGGCAGCAGCTTGATGCCCATCAGCTCGGCTGCGATATCCATGTCGCGCACCGCCATCCAGGACCGCCCGATGCGTCCATGGACCAGGTTGGAGGCGAGCCAGGTCAAGGCCACGACGATGGTCAGCAGCACCAGGTAGCGCATCTCCGGCGTCGCCCGCGCGCCCGTTATCGCCACTCCGAACAGGGTGCGTTCCGGCACCTCGATCGCGCCCGAGACATTGTAATTGTAGAGCCAGGGGATGCGCACGAAGCACCACTGCAGGAAGAATTGCGCGGCGAGCGTCGCAACCGCCAGGTAGAAACCCTTGATCCTGAGGCTGGGTATGCCGAAGACCACGCCGATCGCCGCCGAGAAGAAGCCCGAGACGATGATCCAGACGATGATGTTCACGCCCGGAAAGAGCGTCGTCAGCTTGTAGCAGGCATAGGCGCCGACCCCCATGAAGGCGCCGCTGCCGAGCGAGATCAGGCCGGTATAGCCGGTCAGGATGTTGAGCCCGATGGCGGCCAGCGCAAACACCAGGAACGGCACCATCACGCTCATGATGATGAATTCGGAGGCAAACAGCGGGATGGCGATGAAGGCTATGGCCAGGATGACGGCGATGCCAATCCGATCCTGCAGGATCGGGAACACCGCCATGTCGGCCTGGTAGGTGGTCTTGTACTGACCGACTTCGCGGTAGAACACGGGGTCGCTCTCCTCAAATCCGTTCGATCAGCTTGTCGCCGAACAGGCCCTGCGGGCGGAACATCAGGAAGGTCAGCGCGATCACATAGGCAAACCAGCTCTCGATGCCGCTGCCGATGAGCGGACCCCAGTAGAATTCGCCGATCTTCTCGCCGATGCCGATGATCAGGCCGCCGACAATGGCGCCCGGCACCGAGGTGAAGCCGCCGAGGATCAGCACCGGCAGGGCCTTCAGCGCGATCGTCTGCAGGCCGAACGAGACGTCCGAGCGGGCGCCCCACATGATGCCGGTGATCAGCGCGACGACGCCGGCGGTGAACCAGACGATGATCCAGATCTGGTTGAGGCTGATGCCGACCGACAGCGCCGCCTTGTGGCTGTCGGCCACCGCGCGCAGCGCCCGGCCGATGCGGGTATATTGAAAGAACAGCGCGAGCGCCGCGATCATCACCGTGGCGACCACGGCTGCCGCGATGTCGAGCATCTGCAGCGAGACCCGGCCGCCGAGGATATTCAGGTCGATGACCCCCTTGGGCAGGCCGAGCTGATCGGCGATCATCACCTTCGGGCTGCCGCCGAAGATCGTCTCGCCGAGCCCGATCAGCAGATAGGTCAGTCCGAAGGTCGCCATGAACAGGATGATGTCCGGCTGGTTGACCAAGGGGCGCAGCACCACGCGCTCGACCGCGACCGCGAGCGCGAACATGACCGCCAGCGCCACCACCACCGAAAGATAGGCGGCGATCATGCCGGTGAAGCCGAAGCTGGCGAATTTCTCATAGACCCCGACCAGCGTCAGGCCGGCGAACACGACCATGATGCCCTGGGCGAAGTTGAACACGCCGGAGGCCTTGAAGATCAGCACGAAGCCGAGCGCGATCAGTGCATAGAGCACGCCGCCGACAAAACCCTCCCAGATCGTCTGGACGAACAGATCGGGCATCGCGGCCATTTCGACGAAGGGCGCGATCAGGATCTTGTGGAGCAGGCTGCCGGCGGCGATCAGGCCGAGCTGGGCGCCCGCGGCGATCAGCACGACCACCAGCAGGACGCCGCCCCAGGCCAGCAGGTCCTTGCGGATCGGCAGGCCGGCCTTGGGGGAGATGATTGCGTCAGTCATCGGACCCTCCTCAATGCGCCACGCCGAGATAGGCGTCGATGACCCGCTGGTCGCCCTTGACGGCGTCGGGCGTGCCGTCGGCGATCTTGCGGCCATATTCGAGCACCACCACCCGATCGGACAGGTCCATCACCACTCCCATGTCGTGTTCGATCAGCGCGATGGTCGTGCCGTACTGGTTCGACACGTCGAGGATGAAGCGGCACATGTCCTCCTTCTCCTCCAGGTTCATGCCGGCCATCGGCTCGTCCAGCAGCAGCACGTCCGGCTGCATGGCGAGCGCCCGGCCAAGCTCGACCCGCTTCTGCAGGCCGTAGGGCAATTTGCCGACCGGCACCTTGCGGACGTGCTGGATCTCCAGGAAATCGATGATCTCCTCGACGAATTTGCGGTGTTCGATCTCCTCGCGCATGGCTGGGCCGTAGCGCCACAATTGCCAGAAGAAATTGGAGTTCATCTTCAGCGTGCGGCCGGCCATGATGTTGTCGAGCGTCGACATGCCCTTGAACAGCGCGACGTTCTGGAAGGTGCGCGCGATGCCGCCGGAGGCTGCCTCATAGGGCCGCATTTTCGGCCGGGTCTGGCCCTTGAAGGTGATGCGGCCTTCGGTCGGATAATAGAAACCGTTGATGCAGTTGAGCATCGAGGTCTTGCCGGCGCCGTTCGGGCCGATGATCGCGCGGATCTCGCCCTTCTTGATATCGAAGGACACGTCGGTCAGCGCCTTGACGCCGCCGAAGGCGAGCGAGACGTTCTCGACGGCCAGGATCACCTCGCCGGCGGCGATGTCGGTTGGCGATGGGCCCCTCATTCCGCGGCCTCCTGAAAGGGTACAGGTCTTACGGCGTGGAGCTCCATGTCGATCACCGCGACATCGCCCTGGATCACGCCCTTGCGGCCGTCCTCGAAGGTCACCTCGGTGCGGATATGGGCGCGCTTGGAGCCGTCATAGAGGCCGGTCACCAGCGACTGGTAGCGCTCCGCGATGAAACCGCGGCGCACCTTCTGGGTGCGGGTCAATTCGCCGTCGTCGGCATCGAGTTCCTTGTGCAGGATCAGGAAGCGCTTGATCTGGGCGCCGGCCATCAGCGGCTCGTCGGCGAGCGACCGGTTCACCTCGTCGACGTGCCTGGCCAGCATCGTGATGACATCCGGGTGGCCGGCCAGTTCCTGGTAGGAGGCATAGGAGACATTGTGCCGCTCGGCCCAGGAGCCGACCGCGGTCAGGTCGATGTTGAGGAAGGCGGTGACGAAGTCGCGATCCTGGCCGAAGGCGACGGCCTCCTTGATATTGGGATAGAATTTCAGCTTGTTCTCGATATATTTCGGCGCGAACAGGGCGCCGGACTTCAGCTTGCCGACGTCCTTGGCGCGATCGATGATCCTGAGATGGCCGGTCTTGGCATCGAAGAAGCCGGCATCGCCGCTCCTTACCCAGCCATCGGGCGTCTTGGTCTCGGCGGTCTTGGCCGGGTCCTTGAAATAGCCCTGGAACACGCCGGGCGAGCGGAACAGCACCTCGCCATTGTCGTCGATCTTGATCTCGACATCGATGTTCGGCTTGCCGACCGTGTCGGCATAGATCTCGCCGTCGGGCTGGGCGCTGATATAGACGCTGGCTTCGGTCTGGCCGTAGAGCTGCTTCAGGTTGATGCCGAGCGAGCGGAAGAACCGGAAGATTTCCGGGCCGATCGCCTCGCCGGCGGTATAGGCGACCCGGATCTTGCTGAGGCCGAAGCGGTTCTTCAGCGGCTCGTAGACCAGGAAGCGGCCGAGCGCATAGTTCAGCCGCGCGCCGAGCGGCACGCTCTCGCGGTTGAGGATCTTCTCGCCCCATTGCTTGGCGACGCTGAGATAATAATGGAACATCCGCCGCTTGAGCGCGCTGGCATCCTCCATGCGCACCATGGTCTGGGTCAGCAGCGTCTCGTAGACCCGCGGCGGCGCGAAGGCATAGGACGTGCCGACCTCGCGGCGGTCCTCGGTCACCGTATCGGCGTTTTCGGGACAATTGACGCAGAAGCCCGCCACATAGGACTGGGCGTAGGAGAAGATGTTGTCACCGACCCAGGCCAGCGGCAGATAGGCGATGACCTCCTCGGTCTCGTCCAGCTTGTCGAACAGATTGCCGTTGCGCGCGGAGATGATGACGTTGTCATTGCTCAGCATCACGCCCTTGGGCTTGCCGGTGGTGCCCGACGTGTAGAGCATGATGGCGAGATCGGAGCCCTTGGCATCGGCGATCGAGGCGTCGAGCGCGGCCGTCTTGGCCGGGTCCTTGCCCACCGCCCGGCCGATCGCCTGGACCTGCTCGAACGAATGCAGCCGCGAATGGTCGTAATCGCGCAAGCCCCGATGCTCGTCATAGATGATGTGGGTCAGCTTCGGCAGGCGGTCGGACACCGACAGGACCTTGTCGACCTGCTCCTGGTCCTCGACGATGGCGATGGTCGTCTCGGCATGTTCGAGCACATAGACCATCTCCTCGGCGACCGAGTCGGAATAGACCGGCACCGGCACGCCGCCCCAGGACTGGATGGCCGCCATCGACCAGTAGAGCCTCGGCCGGTTGCGGCCGACGATGGCGACCTTGTCGCCGCTGTTGAGGCCAAGCTCGCGCAGGCCCAGCGCGAAAGCGTGCACCTCCCGGTGAACCTCCGCCCAGGTCCAGCTGTGCCAGATACCGAGATCCTTGTGGCGCATGGCCGGACGCGTCGCAAACCGCGTCGCGTTCAAGGCCAGCAGCTTCGGAAACGTATCGCCCGCGCCGGAAACGGCGCGCGCGTCGGCGTGGTTTGCCACGACCGGCGTCCTCCCTGGTTTTCCTGGCGGCGCAGCGAGGCCACACCACCCATCCCTCTGACCGACCCGGTTTTCCGGGTTCATGGCGACCGCTCGCGCAGCCGCGTTCCGTCTCGTCAAGACGACCTGCCTGGATAGTTGAACGCGCGGTCGGCGAAATCAAGAGGTCGAAAGGAGGAGGCCAAATCAGCCGGAAGTCGTAGGCACGTCGGCCGTCGCCTGCGGCGAGCCTGCCGGCCTGCGCCGACGATGCCGATTTCGTTCAAGACCGGGCCGGCGCGCGTGGTAAAGCATGGCCATGGATGGGCCGATCACCCAAGCGCAAGCGCTCGGCACCCTGCCGCTTGGCCAGGGCGAGGCGGCGCGCTTTTTCGCAGCCAGCCGCTTCGGCGGCATCGATTGCCTCAGCGCCACCTTCGTCAGCCACGCCTACGCCCTGCACAGCCACGAAACCTATGCCATCGGCAGTGTCCTGGCCGGTTGCGAGGTCTGGAACGCCCGTGGCCGCCGGCACCATGCCGGCCCGGGCGACCTGGTGTTCAATCATCCGCTCGACGTTCATGACGGCGCGCCGCTGGACGGCGGCTATTCCTACCGCATGACCTATCCGGGCCTGGATTTCATTCGGCTGGTGGCCGGCTCGATCGCCGGCCGGGTCGTCACCGAGACGCCGTTCTTCCCCGAACCGGTCGTCCGTGACCCGGAAGGCGCCCGGTTGTTCACCGCGGCCCATGCCGCGCTCGAAGAAAATCATGACGGATTGGCCGGCGAAGAACTGCTGCTGCGTGCCTTTGGCCGCATGCTGGTGCTGCATGCCGGCCTCGGCGAAGCGGCGATCGGCCGCGAGGCCGGCCCGGTCGCCCGGGTGCGCTCGCTGATCGAGGCGCGTTATGGCGAGGATCTCAGGTTGGACGACCTCGCCGCAACCGCCGGCCTGTCGACCCATCACCTGATCCGCGCCTTCCGCCGCGAAATCGGCCTGACCCCGCACGCCTATGTCATCGACGTCCGCGTCCGTCGCGCCCAGGACAGCCTGAAGAGCGGCAGCGCACTGGCCGAAACGGCGGCCGCGGTCGGTTTTGCCGACCAGGCCCACCTGACCCGCGCCTTCAAGGCCCGGCTTGGGGTGACGCCGGGCGCCTATCGGCGCGCCGTCGCCGGCTGACCGTTTCGACATCGCCATGCCGATTTCGTTCAAGAGCCTGCGGCGCCCTTGCGCCAAGCTGGCGCAATGACCGACATGCCGGCCGCGCCGCTCTCCACGCCCCTGTCCGAATTCCGTGATGGCATTGCCGACCTGTGGCCCGCCATGGTCGCGGCGGCCCCGATCGGCCTGCTCTATGGCGCGATCGCCACCACCAAGGGCCTGTCGCCGATCGAGGTCGCGCTGTCATCGGCGCTGATCTTCGCCGGCGGCGCTCAACTGGCGGCGATCGAATTGTGGACGGTGCCGGTGCCGGTCGCGGCGCTGGTGGTCTCGACGCTGCTGATCAATGCCCGCTATCTGCTGATGAGCGCGTCGCTGGCGCCGAAGGTGGCGCGATTGCCGCTCATCGGCCGGCTCTTCGGCTTCCATGTGCTGGCCGACGAGAACTGGGCGCTGGCCGAGCGCCGCGCCGCCCGGCAGCCGATTACCGCGGCCTATTTTTTCGGCATGGGCGCGGCCTTCTGGGTCAATTGGGTGGCCTGGTCCTATGCCGGAACCATCCTTGGCCCCCTGCTCGGCGATCCCCGGCGGTTCGGCGCCGACTTTGCCTTCACCGCCATCTTCATCGGACTGATCGTCGGTTTCGTCACCGGTCCGCGGACCGGTCTGGTGGTGGTGGTCAGCGCGCTCGCCGCGACCGGCGCCTTTGTCGCCTTCGGTTCGCCCTGGCACGTGCTGGTCGGCGCCCTTGCCGGCATGGCCGCGGCCGTCCTGGCCTATCGCGACGACGCCGCGCCGAAAGGCGAGACCGCATGACGCTCGACACGATGACCCTGATCGCCATTTTTGGCATGGCCGCGGTGACCTATGCCTGCCGCGTCACCGGATTGCTGATCGCCGGCCGCTTTGCCTTTGCCGGCCGCGCCAAGGCGGCGGTCGATGCCATTCCGCCGGCCGTGCTCACCGCCGTGATCGCGCCGACGCTGCTGGCCACCGGCTGGGCCGAGACCTGTGCCGGTGCGATCACCATCCTGGCCGCCACCCGGCTGCCGCTGATCGCCACCATCGCGACCGGCGTCGTCACCGTCGTGGTGCTGCGGGCGCTGCTGGGCGGCTGAGTGCGCTTGCGTCCGGACCGGGTCTGCGCCCTTCCGCGGCCGCCTCGTCGATCCAGCCGATGATCTCGTCGTGCAGGCGGCGATCCTTGTCGATGGTCAGGTGATTGACGCCGCCGCGATCGCGCAGGTCCTCGTTGACGAACCGGCCGGTGAAGCCCGGGCCGCGGCTGAGCGGCACGGCCCAGCCATTGTTCGACTGGAACAGATTGACCAGCCGGCGGGTACCGCCATGCACCTCCTGCCGTGACACCGGATCGAAGGTGACCACCAGCGCCAGCGGGGCCAGGCCCTCGCGCGCCACCCGGTTGGCGATCCGGACCGCCGCGTCGGCACCGAGCGAATGGCCGATCACCACGATCTGCTCGCCCGGATCGGCGCGCCGCCGCTGCACGATCTCGGCCGCCACCGCCTCCCAGCTGGCGACCCCCATGGTGCGCGCCGCATAACCCTTGCGGCGCAGCTTGCCGCCGAGATTGTCGATCCCCAGCGAAAACACGTCGAACAGGCCGCGGAACAGATAGACCCGGACCGGCGCCGCCGGCGCGACCGCCGGTTGCGGCTGACCACGGCCGGCCATCTGAGCCGGCGCCGCCGCCTCACCGGCCGGCTCCAGGGTCTGGCAGCCGGCAAGGCCGAGGCCGAGGCCGCAGCAGAGCGCCACAACCAGCGGCGGATACAATCTCATTTCATCCCTGCCCGGCAGATCCGATCGACGCGGTTGCCGATTAGCCCAGGACCACTGAACAGGAGGTGAACCGCGCCTCAGGCGACGCCGGCGCGCAGCAGGTCGTGCACGTGCAGGATGCCGATGGGCTTGCCGGCCTCGACCGCGAACAGGGCGGTGATCTTGGTGCGGTTGAGCAGGTCGATGACTTCGCTGGCGAACTGGTCCGGCCGCACGGTCTTGGGCGCCGGGGTCATCACCTCGTCGACCGGCAAGGCCAGGAGATCGGCTTGCATGTGCCGGCGCAGGTCGCCGTCGGTAACGATGCCGACAAGCTTGCCGTCCTGATCGACCACGCCGCAGCAGCCGAAGCCCTTGGTGGTCATTTCCAGGATCACCTCGGTCATCGGCGCGCCGAGGCGGCTGAGCGGCAGCGCCTCGCCGTCATGCATGACGTCGCGGACCTGGGTCAGCACGGCGCCGAGCTTGCCGCCGGGATGGAAGGTGCGGAAATCGGCGGCGGTGAAACCGCGCTCTTCGAGCAGGGCCACCGCCAGGGCGTCGCCGATGGCGAGCTGCATCAGCGTCGAGGTGGTTGGCGCGAGCCCGTTCGGGCAGGCCTCTTCGGCACGCGGCAGGTCGAGGCAGACATCGGCGGCCTTGCCGAGCGCCGAATCGCCGACCGAGGTGATCGCCACCAGGCCGACGCCGAACCGGCGCGAAAAGCCGACGAGGTCACGCAGTTCGACCGTCTCGCCGGACCAGGACAAGGCCAGGATGACGTCATCGGCCGTCACCATGCCGAGATCGCCATGGCTGGCTTCGCCCGGATGGACAAAGAAAGCCGGCGTGCCGGTGGAAGCAAGGGTGGCGGCGATCTTGCGCCCGACATGGCCGGATTTGCCCATGCCGGTCACGATCACCCGGCCCTTTGCCTTCATCAGCAGCGCGACCGCCGCGGTGAACGGCGCGCCGAGCCCGTTGGCCAGCGCCTCCTCGAGCGCGACGATGCCGGCCGCTTCCACTGAAAGCGTGCGCAGCGCCGACGCAAGAATGCTGTTGCGGGCCGAGA
This portion of the Phreatobacter stygius genome encodes:
- a CDS encoding branched-chain amino acid ABC transporter permease; this translates as MFYREVGQYKTTYQADMAVFPILQDRIGIAVILAIAFIAIPLFASEFIIMSVMVPFLVFALAAIGLNILTGYTGLISLGSGAFMGVGAYACYKLTTLFPGVNIIVWIIVSGFFSAAIGVVFGIPSLRIKGFYLAVATLAAQFFLQWCFVRIPWLYNYNVSGAIEVPERTLFGVAITGARATPEMRYLVLLTIVVALTWLASNLVHGRIGRSWMAVRDMDIAAELMGIKLLPTKLLAFAVSSFYCGVAGACMMFLWYGGGEANDAFNVNQSFNVLFMVIIGGLGSLLGSFLGSFFISTLPTLLKFGVPAIGIPLTGAFAEHLTHVMVGALIIFFLIVEPHGLARLWQIAKQKLRVWPFPY
- a CDS encoding branched-chain amino acid ABC transporter permease, translating into MLHKILIAPFVEMAAMPDLFVQTIWEGFVGGVLYALIALGFVLIFKASGVFNFAQGIMVVFAGLTLVGVYEKFASFGFTGMIAAYLSVVVALAVMFALAVAVERVVLRPLVNQPDIILFMATFGLTYLLIGLGETIFGGSPKVMIADQLGLPKGVIDLNILGGRVSLQMLDIAAAVVATVMIAALALFFQYTRIGRALRAVADSHKAALSVGISLNQIWIIVWFTAGVVALITGIMWGARSDVSFGLQTIALKALPVLILGGFTSVPGAIVGGLIIGIGEKIGEFYWGPLIGSGIESWFAYVIALTFLMFRPQGLFGDKLIERI
- a CDS encoding ABC transporter ATP-binding protein, with amino-acid sequence MRGPSPTDIAAGEVILAVENVSLAFGGVKALTDVSFDIKKGEIRAIIGPNGAGKTSMLNCINGFYYPTEGRITFKGQTRPKMRPYEAASGGIARTFQNVALFKGMSTLDNIMAGRTLKMNSNFFWQLWRYGPAMREEIEHRKFVEEIIDFLEIQHVRKVPVGKLPYGLQKRVELGRALAMQPDVLLLDEPMAGMNLEEKEDMCRFILDVSNQYGTTIALIEHDMGVVMDLSDRVVVLEYGRKIADGTPDAVKGDQRVIDAYLGVAH
- a CDS encoding AMP-dependent synthetase/ligase, translated to MANHADARAVSGAGDTFPKLLALNATRFATRPAMRHKDLGIWHSWTWAEVHREVHAFALGLRELGLNSGDKVAIVGRNRPRLYWSMAAIQSWGGVPVPVYSDSVAEEMVYVLEHAETTIAIVEDQEQVDKVLSVSDRLPKLTHIIYDEHRGLRDYDHSRLHSFEQVQAIGRAVGKDPAKTAALDASIADAKGSDLAIMLYTSGTTGKPKGVMLSNDNVIISARNGNLFDKLDETEEVIAYLPLAWVGDNIFSYAQSYVAGFCVNCPENADTVTEDRREVGTSYAFAPPRVYETLLTQTMVRMEDASALKRRMFHYYLSVAKQWGEKILNRESVPLGARLNYALGRFLVYEPLKNRFGLSKIRVAYTAGEAIGPEIFRFFRSLGINLKQLYGQTEASVYISAQPDGEIYADTVGKPNIDVEIKIDDNGEVLFRSPGVFQGYFKDPAKTAETKTPDGWVRSGDAGFFDAKTGHLRIIDRAKDVGKLKSGALFAPKYIENKLKFYPNIKEAVAFGQDRDFVTAFLNIDLTAVGSWAERHNVSYASYQELAGHPDVITMLARHVDEVNRSLADEPLMAGAQIKRFLILHKELDADDGELTRTQKVRRGFIAERYQSLVTGLYDGSKRAHIRTEVTFEDGRKGVIQGDVAVIDMELHAVRPVPFQEAAE
- a CDS encoding AraC family transcriptional regulator; this translates as MDGPITQAQALGTLPLGQGEAARFFAASRFGGIDCLSATFVSHAYALHSHETYAIGSVLAGCEVWNARGRRHHAGPGDLVFNHPLDVHDGAPLDGGYSYRMTYPGLDFIRLVAGSIAGRVVTETPFFPEPVVRDPEGARLFTAAHAALEENHDGLAGEELLLRAFGRMLVLHAGLGEAAIGREAGPVARVRSLIEARYGEDLRLDDLAATAGLSTHHLIRAFRREIGLTPHAYVIDVRVRRAQDSLKSGSALAETAAAVGFADQAHLTRAFKARLGVTPGAYRRAVAG
- a CDS encoding AzlC family ABC transporter permease, with translation MTDMPAAPLSTPLSEFRDGIADLWPAMVAAAPIGLLYGAIATTKGLSPIEVALSSALIFAGGAQLAAIELWTVPVPVAALVVSTLLINARYLLMSASLAPKVARLPLIGRLFGFHVLADENWALAERRAARQPITAAYFFGMGAAFWVNWVAWSYAGTILGPLLGDPRRFGADFAFTAIFIGLIVGFVTGPRTGLVVVVSALAATGAFVAFGSPWHVLVGALAGMAAAVLAYRDDAAPKGETA
- a CDS encoding AzlD family protein, translated to MTLDTMTLIAIFGMAAVTYACRVTGLLIAGRFAFAGRAKAAVDAIPPAVLTAVIAPTLLATGWAETCAGAITILAATRLPLIATIATGVVTVVVLRALLGG
- a CDS encoding lipase family protein, translated to MRLYPPLVVALCCGLGLGLAGCQTLEPAGEAAAPAQMAGRGQPQPAVAPAAPVRVYLFRGLFDVFSLGIDNLGGKLRRKGYAARTMGVASWEAVAAEIVQRRRADPGEQIVVIGHSLGADAAVRIANRVAREGLAPLALVVTFDPVSRQEVHGGTRRLVNLFQSNNGWAVPLSRGPGFTGRFVNEDLRDRGGVNHLTIDKDRRLHDEIIGWIDEAAAEGRRPGPDASALSRPAAPAAPRR
- a CDS encoding KpsF/GutQ family sugar-phosphate isomerase, whose translation is MNSRTSATISARNSILASALRTLSVEAAGIVALEEALANGLGAPFTAAVALLMKAKGRVIVTGMGKSGHVGRKIAATLASTGTPAFFVHPGEASHGDLGMVTADDVILALSWSGETVELRDLVGFSRRFGVGLVAITSVGDSALGKAADVCLDLPRAEEACPNGLAPTTSTLMQLAIGDALAVALLEERGFTAADFRTFHPGGKLGAVLTQVRDVMHDGEALPLSRLGAPMTEVILEMTTKGFGCCGVVDQDGKLVGIVTDGDLRRHMQADLLALPVDEVMTPAPKTVRPDQFASEVIDLLNRTKITALFAVEAGKPIGILHVHDLLRAGVA